AAAAAACCATTATTATAACTTGCATATGTATAAAATGATACAATTAAAGATAATGTTAGTAAAAGATTTTTTTTCATAAAATTTTCAAAACAAATTATAAACTAAAATTATTTAAATTTTTATGATATAATGTATACAAAAAGAAAGTGAGAATAATAATGGAGTTATTAAAAGAAATGTATGAAAATACTTATGAATATCCTAAATACTGCACAGACTATGTAAAAAGAGAATTGATAAGATTAATAGAATTTTTTGAAAGTGGGGAAACTAGAAAATCATATATAGAAGAATACATTGAAGAAATGATTTTTGAATTAAATGACATACAGGAAATATTCTGGAACGGTGAAAGTGATATTGATGATTTTGCTAGTAAATGCATAGTAAATGAAATCACTAAAATAATAACTAAATACAGAGACGATATAGATGTAGATAAAGTATTAATTAATAGAAAATGGTAAAAAGGAAAGGATGAACAATATGAAAATTAGTGAAATTATTAAATTAGAAAATATCTCTTTAGATTTAAAAGGAAATACAAAAAAAGAAATTTTAGAAGAATTATCAAATTTAGTTAAATCTGGTGAAATTACTAATCAAGAAGATTTTTTAAAAGATTTAATTAATAGAGAAAATGCAGGTTCTACAGCACTTGAGCATGGTCTAGCTATACCTCATGTTAGAAGTAAAAATATTGAACATTTTACAATTGCATTGGGAATAAAAAAAGAAGGTGTTGATTTTGAATCTATAGACGGTGAAAAAACTAAACTTTTTGTTTTAATTGCAACGCCTGAAAGATACAATAATTGGCATCTTGAAGCATTAGTAAAAATTTCAAGAATGTTCTATAACCCAATAAATGTAAGTGTTTTAGTGCATTCAAAATCAAAAGAAGGTGTTCAA
This window of the Streptobacillus felis genome carries:
- a CDS encoding DUF5713 family protein, which codes for MELLKEMYENTYEYPKYCTDYVKRELIRLIEFFESGETRKSYIEEYIEEMIFELNDIQEIFWNGESDIDDFASKCIVNEITKIITKYRDDIDVDKVLINRKW
- a CDS encoding PTS sugar transporter subunit IIA, whose translation is MKISEIIKLENISLDLKGNTKKEILEELSNLVKSGEITNQEDFLKDLINRENAGSTALEHGLAIPHVRSKNIEHFTIALGIKKEGVDFESIDGEKTKLFVLIATPERYNNWHLEALVKISRMFYNPINVSVLVHSKSKEGVQRLIEQLEGMN